GTGGCAGACGGTCACCAGCCGCGTCGGCTTCGCGGCCAGCAGCTCGTCCAGGCGCCGGGGATCCAGGGGGCGGCGCTGATCCTCCGGCGACCACCAGACGACCTCCAGACCCAACCGGCGCTCCAGGGCCAGCAGGGGTCGGCGGACGGCGTTGTGGCTGCAGACGTCGGCGACGACGCGGTCCCCCGGACGCAGCAGGCCGCACAGGGCCTGATTGACCGCCCAGGTGGCGTTGGGGCCGAAGACGACGCGGTTGGGCACGGCGACGCCGAGGAGCCCGGCGACGGCCTCGCGGGTGCGGTAGACCTCGAGGCCGGCCTCGATGGCTCGCCGGTGCGAGCCCCGCCCCGCCGAACCGCCGCAGCGCTCCAGATAGTCAACCATCGCCCGCCCGACGACGGGGGGCTTGGGCCAACTGGTGGCGGCGTTGTCCAGGTAGACGGGTTCCATCGACGGCCTAGTCGCGGGTTTCAACTACGGGTCGGTTTTCGAGCAGCTCGGCGAGCCAGTCCGGGAAGCGTCGCAGTTCACCGTCCCGGGTCACCAGCACGTGGGTGGTGAAGCCGGTCAGCAACAGCTCGCCGTCACGGTGGACCTCGTACTCGATGAACAGGCGGGTCTTAGTCTGCCGGGCGCAAATCGCCGTGACCCCGAGCAGGTCGTCGTAGCGGGCCGGGCGCTTGAACCTGGCCCCGGTTTCGATGATCGGCATCTCGTAACCCCGCGCGCGCAACTCGCGGTACGACAGCCCCTGGGCCCGCATCAGCTCCACCCGGGCCCGCTCGAAGAAGACGAAATAGTTGACGTTGTAAACGACGTCGTAGGGGTCGCAGTCGGCGTAGAGGACGCGGTAAGGCGTGGTCAGGCGGGGACGATCGGCGTTGTCCGGACGGC
This region of Candidatus Coatesbacteria bacterium genomic DNA includes:
- a CDS encoding YbgC/FadM family acyl-CoA thioesterase, whose protein sequence is MERHPWRKVPLSRPDNADRPRLTTPYRVLYADCDPYDVVYNVNYFVFFERARVELMRAQGLSYRELRARGYEMPIIETGARFKRPARYDDLLGVTAICARQTKTRLFIEYEVHRDGELLLTGFTTHVLVTRDGELRRFPDWLAELLENRPVVETRD